A single Filimonas effusa DNA region contains:
- a CDS encoding BlaI/MecI/CopY family transcriptional regulator: MSNLKSVKPTESELEILQILWKREQATVREVHEELSQYKESGYTTTLKLMQIMFEKGIVVRDDSAKTHIYRPNISRDNTQKQLLGKMVNSLFEGSTSQLVMQALGSTPPSREELDEIQQLLDNLKKQ; this comes from the coding sequence ATGAGCAATCTAAAAAGTGTGAAACCGACAGAAAGTGAGCTAGAGATACTACAGATACTCTGGAAAAGAGAGCAGGCAACCGTACGTGAAGTGCATGAGGAGTTAAGCCAGTATAAAGAAAGTGGTTATACTACCACTCTCAAACTCATGCAGATCATGTTTGAAAAGGGTATTGTGGTGCGTGATGATTCTGCGAAGACACATATTTACCGGCCCAACATATCGAGGGACAACACCCAGAAGCAACTGCTGGGCAAGATGGTGAATTCCTTATTTGAAGGTTCTACCAGCCAGCTGGTGATGCAGGCGCTGGGCAGTACACCACCTTCCAGGGAAGAACTGGATGAGATTCAGCAGCTGCTGGACAATCTGAAAAAACAATAA
- a CDS encoding M56 family metallopeptidase, producing the protein MQALLHSPFLQALGYAIANSLWQAALLWLAVALITGLVPLSAAVKYRLALIAQLGAFCWFLITFKVYFQQCAVAASALESLNMPAENAWIVAPEATSFRSSLLAWTLKIEQLLPFLSIAYLFLLVFLGVKWIRTYRKAQQIRKDGLHKIDVEWRLFVQKVAVQLHIKPKVELFLSSVVNSPLTVGYLKPIILLPIASINHLTPQQLEALLLHELAHIKRGDYFINLIQSVIEITLFFNPFMQLLSRLTRKERENACDDWVLQFQYNPSMYAEALLRMAHLQAAPVLAMQASGNKGELLPRVKRMLNQQEKAFNYKQHLIALVVMTGVLSTIAWLQPGLSSYNQAGNGKTQQPVLLEPITARVDNPLFNPVFFLANHKRDEGERTHTAEKPAVKIRTTVAAAARYKEEPESTLATVIEESARIDSNILQPVMAEHITVMPLPNFVVQLQNMDMVPPAPEVFYYRLPMRPPQPGGRTARSIKVRIAAPPAPPRARVLQRADNIRSYASGTAASLRRTMDSAHVRMHHRNIDRAISNLLREIADSGRLSQSRQFRLLAKLPADLELLDTEMLERAFEMLERQEAIWAYCRPAVKEKDRVRPDVNVTIKKRKDHSTNNTNGTTAGATMLQQGTATYYTQPVPPPPPSSYNERQPQVVTYQYKDVMITISNSLNGVTTQSSQITIRKMTKEEKQENMLVDEKEAVPAGPEAPLSQSLLIHAD; encoded by the coding sequence ATGCAGGCATTGCTCCACTCTCCTTTTTTACAGGCATTGGGTTATGCCATTGCCAACAGTTTGTGGCAGGCAGCCCTTTTATGGCTGGCAGTGGCATTGATCACGGGTCTTGTTCCTTTATCGGCTGCGGTTAAATACCGGTTAGCACTTATTGCGCAACTGGGGGCCTTTTGCTGGTTTCTTATCACTTTCAAGGTATATTTTCAGCAATGTGCGGTGGCTGCTTCGGCCCTGGAGTCGTTGAACATGCCTGCGGAGAATGCGTGGATAGTAGCGCCGGAAGCAACATCTTTCCGTTCCAGCTTACTGGCGTGGACGTTGAAAATAGAGCAGCTGCTACCGTTTTTATCGATAGCTTACCTGTTCCTGCTGGTGTTCCTGGGGGTTAAATGGATCAGGACCTACCGCAAGGCGCAGCAGATACGTAAGGATGGGTTGCATAAAATTGATGTGGAGTGGCGTTTGTTTGTACAAAAGGTTGCCGTGCAGCTTCATATAAAACCCAAGGTAGAGCTCTTTCTATCTTCTGTGGTGAACAGTCCTTTAACAGTGGGTTATCTTAAACCTATTATCTTATTACCCATAGCCAGTATCAACCATCTTACTCCGCAGCAACTGGAGGCATTGTTATTACATGAGCTGGCGCATATTAAACGGGGGGATTATTTCATCAACCTGATACAATCTGTCATAGAGATCACATTGTTCTTCAATCCGTTTATGCAACTGCTGAGCCGTTTAACGCGGAAGGAAAGGGAGAACGCCTGTGACGACTGGGTATTACAGTTTCAATATAATCCTTCGATGTATGCTGAAGCGCTGTTGCGTATGGCGCATTTACAGGCGGCCCCGGTACTAGCCATGCAGGCCAGTGGTAATAAGGGAGAATTGCTGCCCCGGGTAAAGCGCATGCTGAACCAACAAGAAAAGGCATTTAATTATAAACAACACCTGATTGCCCTGGTAGTTATGACGGGGGTGTTAAGCACTATAGCCTGGCTGCAGCCAGGATTATCGAGCTATAACCAGGCTGGCAATGGCAAAACACAGCAACCGGTATTATTGGAACCGATCACTGCAAGGGTAGACAACCCTTTATTCAATCCTGTTTTTTTCCTTGCGAATCATAAGCGCGACGAGGGGGAAAGAACCCATACAGCGGAAAAGCCTGCCGTCAAAATTCGTACTACCGTAGCTGCGGCCGCGCGTTATAAAGAAGAGCCGGAAAGTACCCTTGCAACTGTCATTGAAGAAAGCGCCAGGATAGACAGCAATATATTGCAACCTGTTATGGCGGAGCATATTACGGTAATGCCGTTACCTAATTTTGTGGTACAGCTGCAAAACATGGACATGGTACCTCCTGCTCCTGAAGTATTTTATTACCGTTTGCCCATGCGCCCTCCCCAACCAGGTGGCCGTACAGCCAGAAGTATAAAAGTGAGGATAGCGGCTCCGCCAGCCCCGCCAAGGGCAAGAGTGTTGCAGCGCGCAGACAATATACGGAGTTACGCTTCCGGTACTGCAGCGAGCCTACGCCGTACCATGGACAGCGCTCATGTAAGAATGCATCATAGAAATATAGATCGTGCCATCAGCAATTTGTTGAGAGAGATAGCAGATTCCGGCCGTTTGTCGCAATCGCGCCAGTTCCGGTTATTAGCCAAATTGCCTGCCGACCTGGAGCTGCTGGACACGGAGATGCTGGAACGCGCCTTTGAAATGTTGGAACGCCAGGAAGCGATCTGGGCCTATTGCCGTCCTGCGGTTAAGGAAAAAGACCGTGTAAGGCCGGATGTTAATGTTACCATCAAAAAAAGGAAAGATCATTCCACCAATAATACCAATGGCACAACGGCAGGGGCTACCATGCTGCAACAAGGCACGGCTACCTATTATACCCAGCCTGTACCGCCTCCACCCCCATCGTCGTATAATGAGCGCCAGCCACAAGTGGTCACTTATCAATATAAAGATGTGATGATCACTATTTCGAACAGCTTAAATGGCGTTACCACACAAAGCAGTCAGATCACCATCCGGAAGATGACCAAGGAAGAAAAGCAGGAGAATATGCTGGTTGATGAAAAAGAGGCGGTGCCGGCGGGACCGGAAGCTCCGCTGAGCCAGTCGTTACTCATTCATGCAGATTAG
- a CDS encoding PorP/SprF family type IX secretion system membrane protein, with the protein MKRRLAIVLAMVGVIQLHAQQRPQYTQYILNSFIINPAVAGIENYWDVKMSHRHQWVGLNGSPVTTYVTVHGPLTKSDYDRPTIAGTHASGTNPRGKAYWNEYTAPPPHAGMGFSFINDRTGPMNRFSAYGTFAYHIALSPSMNISAGLSAGVQQMRLNSEKLDFGVEYPVDPILQGSGELNKLKTDFNAGIWLYSSKFFVGASSLNIVPQGIGFDGGKLTGDSIAKLKGKLLPHLFLSGGFLTFLGEDFSLLPSVLVKYVTPTPASLDLNAKLQYRDDAWVGLNYRFKEGYAVMLGMNISNNLNIGYAYDFTASKLNNVTKGTHEILIGLALGNNHDDWCPKNIW; encoded by the coding sequence ATGAAAAGACGACTGGCTATTGTTCTTGCAATGGTAGGAGTAATTCAGTTACATGCGCAGCAACGCCCCCAATACACGCAATACATTTTGAATAGTTTCATCATCAATCCCGCAGTCGCAGGTATCGAAAACTATTGGGATGTAAAAATGAGCCACAGGCACCAATGGGTAGGTTTGAACGGATCGCCGGTAACGACTTACGTCACTGTTCACGGACCACTTACCAAAAGCGACTACGACAGGCCTACCATCGCAGGCACCCACGCTTCCGGCACCAACCCGCGCGGAAAAGCTTACTGGAACGAATACACCGCTCCACCGCCCCATGCCGGAATGGGATTTTCATTTATCAACGACAGAACAGGGCCTATGAACCGCTTTTCTGCCTACGGCACTTTTGCCTATCATATCGCGCTTTCACCCTCCATGAATATCAGCGCCGGCCTGTCTGCAGGCGTACAGCAAATGCGCCTTAACTCCGAAAAACTCGATTTCGGTGTTGAATATCCCGTAGACCCCATCCTGCAGGGCAGCGGCGAATTGAATAAATTGAAAACGGATTTTAACGCAGGTATTTGGTTGTACTCCTCAAAATTCTTTGTCGGCGCATCAAGCCTTAACATCGTTCCACAGGGTATCGGCTTCGACGGCGGCAAACTTACAGGCGATTCTATCGCAAAACTGAAAGGAAAACTCTTACCTCACTTGTTTCTGTCCGGGGGCTTCCTTACTTTTCTCGGAGAAGACTTTTCCCTCCTGCCTTCTGTTCTTGTAAAATATGTAACGCCAACTCCCGCCAGCCTCGACCTCAATGCAAAACTGCAATACAGGGATGACGCCTGGGTAGGATTAAATTACCGTTTTAAAGAAGGATATGCCGTAATGTTAGGTATGAATATCAGCAATAACCTCAATATTGGCTATGCGTACGATTTTACGGCTTCTAAATTGAATAACGTCACCAAGGGAACACACGAGATCCTCATAGGCCTCGCCCTGGGTAATAACCACGATGATTGGTGCCCGAAGAATATTTGGTAA
- a CDS encoding WbqC family protein — protein MESEKVLITDNQYFPCISLIKMWFEYSYVEIEACDTYQKNSFRNRCIIAGSNGLINLSVPLEKGRDQKASYRDIKIAWQDKWNVQHWRSITSCYRRAPYFDFYAGSVESLLQKRHVYLFDLNLEIAAWIQKLFKTTASVKLTDNFVQEYNPAVMADFRNYWRPSNFRNHTGNLPRYFQLFEDRNGFQPNLSIIDLLFCAGPKALIP, from the coding sequence ATGGAATCTGAAAAAGTATTAATAACTGATAACCAATACTTTCCATGCATTAGCTTAATAAAAATGTGGTTTGAATATTCATATGTTGAAATAGAAGCATGTGATACCTACCAGAAGAACAGTTTTCGCAACCGTTGTATCATCGCCGGCAGCAACGGACTCATTAATTTATCCGTCCCCCTCGAAAAAGGACGCGATCAGAAAGCCTCCTACCGCGATATCAAAATTGCCTGGCAGGATAAATGGAACGTCCAGCACTGGAGGTCCATTACCTCATGTTACCGCCGCGCACCCTATTTTGATTTTTATGCCGGCAGCGTCGAAAGCCTGCTCCAAAAACGGCACGTCTACCTTTTCGATCTTAACCTCGAAATAGCAGCATGGATTCAAAAGCTGTTTAAAACAACCGCTTCAGTTAAACTAACCGATAACTTCGTACAGGAATATAATCCTGCCGTAATGGCAGATTTTAGAAATTACTGGCGCCCCTCTAACTTCCGGAACCATACCGGTAACCTGCCCCGTTACTTCCAGCTTTTCGAAGATCGCAACGGCTTCCAGCCTAATTTGAGTATCATCGACCTGCTCTTCTGCGCAGGCCCTAAGGCCTTAATCCCCTGA
- a CDS encoding IS1595 family transposase: MQFKNLKQLVIYFGNDEQKCRDFLAKERWGNKPICVHCQHDKCYRFTDGRLYKCAKCRKQFTVTMGTIFENSKVPLSTWFAAIYLCTAHKKGISSIQLAKDLGVTQKTSWFMLMRIKEMTKVKDRAKMTRIVEVDETYVGGKERNKSNAERKAFAEGKRKAEKTPVIGIVERKGMAYLQVAKDVTGGTLKGLVREAADRMSIIVTDSFSGYTGLRDQYIGHVTVNHSQNEYISGIYHTNTVEGFFSILKRSILGIFHHLSVKHLQRYCDEISFRYNTRYMEDAERFYYTLTKTEGRLTYKRLITAIN, from the coding sequence ATGCAATTCAAGAACTTAAAACAACTGGTTATATATTTCGGCAATGACGAACAGAAATGCCGGGACTTCCTGGCTAAAGAGCGATGGGGGAATAAGCCTATTTGTGTACACTGCCAGCATGATAAGTGCTACCGCTTTACCGATGGAAGATTATATAAATGTGCCAAATGCCGGAAGCAGTTCACCGTTACAATGGGAACTATCTTTGAAAATAGCAAAGTTCCCTTAAGCACCTGGTTTGCTGCTATTTATCTGTGTACTGCGCATAAAAAAGGAATTAGTTCTATACAACTAGCTAAGGATCTGGGAGTAACGCAGAAAACAAGCTGGTTTATGCTCATGCGAATTAAGGAAATGACCAAGGTAAAAGACCGGGCTAAAATGACCAGAATAGTAGAAGTAGATGAAACCTATGTAGGGGGAAAAGAGCGGAACAAGAGCAATGCAGAACGTAAAGCATTCGCGGAAGGAAAGCGCAAAGCAGAAAAGACCCCGGTAATAGGAATAGTAGAACGCAAAGGTATGGCTTACCTACAGGTAGCTAAGGACGTTACGGGAGGCACTTTAAAGGGGCTAGTCCGGGAAGCAGCGGATCGTATGAGCATTATAGTTACCGATTCCTTTTCAGGATATACCGGGCTGCGAGATCAATACATTGGACATGTTACAGTAAATCACTCCCAAAATGAATACATAAGCGGGATCTATCACACAAACACCGTGGAAGGGTTCTTTTCGATATTAAAGCGTTCTATTCTTGGGATATTCCACCATTTAAGCGTAAAGCACCTGCAACGGTACTGCGATGAAATTAGCTTCCGGTATAATACCAGATATATGGAAGATGCAGAAAGATTCTACTATACACTTACAAAAACGGAAGGCAGGCTAACATATAAACGCCTAATAACAGCTATTAACTAA
- a CDS encoding Panacea domain-containing protein has protein sequence MENPLAIANFFVNKSFETGKELTPMKLVKLTYIAHGWHLGLTGKPLLSEPVEAWKYGPVVVSVYREFKKFGNGQIKTFAEAPFTDNIPMPSDNDMYPFLNKIWDVYSKYDGLQLSALTHQKGTPWDTTWNEMGGCNREGVIIPNDLIQKHYKIKANASQQPAQSTV, from the coding sequence ATGGAAAATCCATTAGCAATAGCTAACTTCTTTGTTAATAAGTCTTTCGAGACTGGCAAAGAATTGACACCCATGAAGCTGGTTAAATTGACCTATATAGCTCATGGTTGGCATCTCGGTCTCACAGGGAAGCCGCTTTTAAGTGAGCCGGTAGAGGCATGGAAATATGGCCCTGTTGTAGTCTCTGTTTACAGAGAATTTAAGAAATTCGGAAATGGTCAAATAAAAACGTTTGCGGAAGCGCCATTTACTGATAATATACCCATGCCATCTGACAATGACATGTATCCGTTTCTTAATAAGATATGGGATGTTTATAGTAAATATGATGGGCTTCAATTGTCGGCGCTCACCCATCAAAAAGGGACACCGTGGGATACTACTTGGAATGAGATGGGAGGTTGTAATAGGGAGGGTGTAATCATTCCTAATGATTTAATTCAAAAACATTACAAGATTAAGGCAAATGCCAGCCAACAACCAGCCCAATCCACTGTCTAG
- a CDS encoding GAF domain-containing protein has product MKTNDDQWLETVKQFLQLNTEADRELQNIVNLAAEIAETPVALLTLLDEDKQWFKAKRGVAMDSTPRQISFCTHAIEAEGMMIVPDTMQDERFVLNPLVTGEHQIRFYAGAPLTTLNGYKVGTLCILDQKPRELTEKQQMMLELLSQQAINKLELLLTIKHLNQTLAEAEYQKKQLQEKSIRLRAFFEGFNSCYLLIDRENRLLDFNHAAAALFKQLQREDLWVGRPLENFIDANLLPAVQKGVAEALAGQSSKNEAVGYYENEAIWWEMHFSPAKDHDGKIIGVSFNSIDISANKKQQQAILIQNSSLRQIAYIQSHEFRKPVASILGLMHLIKDSNYEEAAFYLPYMEEAVNELDEKIKISVDYTATIPLEAIKS; this is encoded by the coding sequence ATGAAAACTAATGATGATCAATGGCTAGAAACGGTCAAACAGTTTCTGCAACTTAATACGGAGGCAGATAGAGAGCTACAGAATATTGTCAATCTGGCAGCCGAAATTGCGGAAACCCCTGTTGCGCTTCTCACCCTACTTGATGAGGACAAGCAGTGGTTCAAGGCTAAAAGAGGTGTTGCGATGGACTCCACCCCACGGCAGATCTCCTTTTGTACACATGCTATAGAAGCGGAAGGGATGATGATCGTTCCTGATACGATGCAGGATGAACGCTTTGTATTGAATCCTTTGGTTACCGGCGAGCACCAGATCCGCTTTTATGCCGGTGCGCCGCTTACCACGTTAAACGGGTATAAGGTAGGCACATTGTGTATACTGGATCAAAAGCCGCGGGAGCTGACCGAAAAGCAGCAGATGATGCTGGAGCTATTATCGCAACAGGCGATCAACAAGCTGGAGTTATTGCTTACCATCAAACATCTTAACCAAACACTTGCGGAAGCGGAATACCAGAAGAAGCAATTGCAGGAGAAGTCGATACGCCTCCGGGCTTTCTTCGAGGGGTTTAACAGCTGTTATCTGCTGATAGACCGGGAAAACCGGCTGCTGGATTTCAATCATGCAGCTGCTGCCCTGTTCAAGCAGCTGCAGCGGGAGGATCTGTGGGTTGGCAGGCCACTGGAAAATTTCATTGATGCCAATCTTTTACCGGCGGTTCAAAAGGGCGTTGCGGAGGCGTTAGCGGGCCAGAGCAGCAAAAATGAGGCTGTTGGTTATTATGAAAATGAGGCGATCTGGTGGGAGATGCATTTTAGTCCGGCGAAGGATCATGACGGGAAGATCATAGGCGTGAGTTTCAACTCTATAGATATTAGTGCGAATAAGAAGCAGCAGCAGGCGATCTTAATTCAAAACAGTTCGCTTCGTCAAATTGCGTATATACAATCGCATGAATTCCGGAAGCCGGTGGCTTCTATATTAGGCCTGATGCATCTTATTAAGGACTCCAATTACGAGGAGGCCGCTTTTTACCTGCCCTATATGGAGGAGGCGGTAAATGAGCTGGACGAGAAAATAAAGATAAGCGTAGACTATACGGCCACTATTCCGCTGGAAGCTATTAAAAGCTAA
- a CDS encoding LEA type 2 family protein, with protein sequence MKTMYKAAGIMALVLAVFASACKKPMGFEYRGINNVQLENVSMDKSTVILDMLYYNPNSFGVNLKHVDCDVYVDSNFIGKYTLDTMMHIDRKATFTIPTRMDVNMRNLLRGGLFALLGQKVQISVKGSTRVGKGGIFINVPFDFTGKYDIPLFR encoded by the coding sequence ATGAAGACAATGTATAAGGCCGCCGGTATTATGGCGTTAGTTCTGGCAGTATTTGCGTCCGCTTGTAAAAAGCCTATGGGATTTGAATACAGAGGTATCAATAACGTGCAGCTGGAAAACGTGAGCATGGATAAGTCGACCGTAATATTGGATATGCTGTATTATAATCCCAACAGTTTTGGCGTGAACTTAAAGCATGTTGACTGTGACGTATATGTAGACAGCAATTTTATTGGAAAATATACACTGGACACCATGATGCATATAGACCGCAAGGCTACTTTTACGATCCCTACGCGGATGGATGTAAATATGCGTAACCTGCTGAGGGGCGGATTATTTGCTTTGCTTGGGCAAAAAGTTCAGATAAGTGTAAAAGGGAGTACCCGTGTAGGCAAAGGGGGCATCTTTATCAATGTCCCCTTTGATTTCACCGGTAAATATGATATACCACTTTTCAGGTAA
- the pyrE gene encoding orotate phosphoribosyltransferase — translation MTSNEKAVAEKLLQSGAVKLNPQQPFTWASGWKSPIYCDNRKVLSFPFIRDFVKSEMCNVIFEQFPDAGVLAGVATAGIPWGAMAADQLKLPYVYVRPKPKEHGLGNQIEGALEAGQKVLVIEDLISTGKSSLQVVDVLRNAGVEVVGMVSIFNYGFDLAVANFEKAGVPFKSLTNYNALIQLALEKGIVAPEMEPLLLEWRSNPAEWGK, via the coding sequence ATGACCTCAAACGAAAAAGCAGTTGCTGAAAAATTACTCCAATCCGGTGCCGTCAAATTAAACCCACAACAGCCTTTTACATGGGCCAGCGGATGGAAAAGCCCTATTTATTGCGATAACCGCAAGGTATTGTCCTTTCCTTTTATACGCGATTTCGTGAAAAGCGAAATGTGTAACGTTATATTCGAACAGTTTCCCGACGCCGGAGTACTCGCAGGAGTGGCAACAGCAGGTATCCCCTGGGGCGCAATGGCCGCCGATCAGCTCAAACTGCCCTATGTATATGTTCGCCCCAAACCAAAAGAACACGGACTCGGCAACCAGATCGAAGGCGCACTCGAAGCAGGTCAAAAAGTACTGGTCATCGAAGATCTTATCTCTACCGGTAAAAGCAGCCTCCAGGTGGTCGACGTTCTCCGCAACGCCGGGGTAGAAGTTGTGGGCATGGTCTCTATCTTTAACTACGGCTTCGACCTGGCAGTAGCTAATTTTGAAAAAGCAGGTGTCCCCTTTAAATCCCTCACAAACTATAATGCCTTAATTCAGCTTGCGCTTGAAAAAGGTATCGTAGCGCCCGAAATGGAACCGCTTTTACTCGAATGGCGTAGCAATCCCGCCGAATGGGGTAAATAA
- a CDS encoding NUDIX hydrolase: MKKIIAAGGLVFNDQDELLMIFRRDKWDLPKGKLDDGETIEACAVREVIEETGLQHVLLMEKLGITLHTYTEKGEAIEKESHWFRMTAPGQQALIPQTEEDITIIEWVNKNDISARLQNTYANITAIIAQSGW, encoded by the coding sequence ATGAAGAAAATTATAGCAGCAGGCGGACTGGTATTCAACGACCAGGACGAGTTATTAATGATCTTTCGCCGGGACAAGTGGGATTTGCCCAAGGGCAAACTTGATGATGGTGAAACCATTGAAGCATGCGCCGTTCGCGAAGTAATTGAAGAAACAGGTCTCCAGCATGTATTACTGATGGAGAAACTGGGGATCACACTCCACACTTATACTGAAAAGGGCGAAGCAATAGAAAAGGAATCGCATTGGTTCCGCATGACCGCTCCTGGTCAACAGGCCCTTATACCCCAGACTGAAGAAGACATCACTATTATTGAATGGGTTAATAAAAACGACATTTCGGCCCGTTTGCAGAACACCTATGCTAATATAACAGCGATCATAGCCCAAAGCGGTTGGTAA
- a CDS encoding bifunctional alpha,alpha-trehalose-phosphate synthase (UDP-forming)/trehalose-phosphatase, with amino-acid sequence MSKTIIVSNRLPVKVNITDGELSMQASEGGLATGLGSIYKEGNNVWIGWPGTEVAEEQQKHVTNQLKDLRLSPVFLTKEDILLFYEGFSNEILWPVFHYMSTYARYEDEYWESYRQVNEKFKTAILQVAEAGDTIWIHDYQLLLLAGLIRRELPNITIGFFQHIPFPSYELFRLIPWRSELLEGMLGADLVGFHTYDDARHFLSAATRILQLQSSSNIVTYNQRSVVVESFPMGIDDTKFNDLVLTNDEVRNNISHLEESFTNIRMILSIDRLDYSKGILQRLQAFDIFLQEHPEYKEKVSLYMIVVPSRDTVTQYKELRDEIDKLVGNINARFRTNTWSPVNYFYRSFPLEMLSALYSFAEICLVTPMRDGMNLVCKEYVASRTHNDGVLILSEMAGASKELIDAIIVNPNNVRQMSAALVEALNMSEDEQVRRMTQMRMLVSKYNITNWVKVFMERLEETKRLQLSLQARYIGTQTLNYIRNKYAKAHSRLILLDYDGTLVEFNSNLNMARPDKELYNILEELTRDVRNHVVIISGRNHVTLQEWFGHLKVDMVAEHGVWNRYYGSEWEDKKGLNNSWKQTVFPILNTYTERTPGSLIEEKSYSLVWHYRKAEKELGEMRASEMINNLRYMAADLGLHLLPGNKVVEIKNVEVNKGKSAQQYLHNGNYDFVMAIGDDNTDEDMFKALKPDAISIKVNSSISAARFYLRDVREVREFLKGLPNKLLITKMIDRVLNWIPNVPFTIKKK; translated from the coding sequence ATGAGTAAGACTATTATAGTATCGAACCGATTGCCCGTAAAAGTCAATATTACTGATGGAGAACTAAGCATGCAGGCGAGCGAAGGCGGGTTAGCAACAGGATTAGGATCGATTTACAAGGAAGGTAATAATGTATGGATCGGGTGGCCCGGAACGGAAGTGGCGGAAGAGCAGCAGAAGCATGTTACGAATCAATTAAAGGATCTACGACTCAGCCCGGTTTTTCTTACGAAGGAGGATATCCTTCTTTTTTACGAGGGTTTTTCGAACGAGATATTGTGGCCTGTATTTCATTATATGTCGACCTACGCGCGTTATGAAGACGAGTACTGGGAGTCGTACAGGCAGGTAAACGAGAAATTCAAGACAGCTATTTTACAGGTTGCGGAGGCAGGTGATACCATTTGGATACATGATTATCAATTACTGTTACTGGCGGGGCTTATCCGTCGTGAGTTACCTAATATCACCATTGGTTTTTTTCAGCATATTCCTTTTCCTTCGTATGAACTGTTCCGGCTTATCCCATGGCGTTCCGAGTTGTTAGAGGGCATGCTGGGTGCGGACCTGGTAGGATTTCATACCTATGATGATGCGCGGCATTTTTTATCGGCTGCCACGCGGATCCTGCAATTACAGTCGTCTTCGAACATCGTGACCTATAACCAACGCTCTGTAGTTGTAGAGTCGTTTCCTATGGGTATTGACGATACCAAGTTCAATGACCTTGTATTAACGAATGACGAGGTGCGGAATAATATATCGCACCTGGAGGAGTCGTTCACTAATATACGGATGATATTATCGATAGACCGGCTGGATTACAGTAAGGGGATCTTACAGCGTTTACAGGCCTTTGATATATTCCTGCAGGAGCATCCTGAGTACAAGGAGAAAGTTTCGTTATACATGATAGTGGTACCGTCGAGAGATACGGTGACGCAATACAAGGAGTTAAGAGATGAGATAGATAAGCTGGTAGGAAATATCAATGCGCGTTTCAGGACGAACACCTGGTCGCCGGTGAACTATTTCTACCGTTCGTTTCCTTTGGAGATGTTATCGGCGTTATACAGTTTTGCCGAGATCTGTCTTGTAACCCCTATGAGGGACGGCATGAACCTTGTTTGTAAGGAGTATGTTGCCAGTCGCACGCATAATGATGGTGTATTAATACTCAGTGAGATGGCGGGCGCGTCGAAGGAGTTGATAGACGCGATTATCGTTAACCCGAACAACGTTCGCCAGATGAGTGCCGCTCTAGTGGAGGCGCTTAATATGAGTGAAGATGAACAAGTAAGGCGGATGACGCAAATGCGGATGCTGGTGAGCAAATACAATATTACAAACTGGGTAAAAGTATTTATGGAGCGATTAGAGGAAACGAAACGCCTGCAATTATCGTTACAGGCGAGATATATTGGCACGCAGACGCTGAACTATATCAGGAACAAATATGCGAAGGCGCATTCGCGCCTGATATTATTAGACTATGACGGCACCTTAGTTGAGTTTAATTCGAACCTCAACATGGCGCGTCCTGATAAGGAATTATACAATATACTCGAGGAGCTGACACGTGATGTGCGTAATCATGTGGTGATCATCAGTGGGCGTAATCATGTAACACTCCAGGAATGGTTTGGTCATCTTAAGGTGGATATGGTAGCCGAGCATGGTGTATGGAACCGTTATTACGGCAGTGAATGGGAGGATAAAAAGGGGTTGAACAATTCGTGGAAGCAAACCGTGTTTCCGATACTGAATACCTATACAGAAAGAACGCCGGGTTCTTTGATCGAAGAAAAGAGCTATTCGCTGGTGTGGCATTATCGCAAGGCTGAGAAGGAGCTTGGAGAAATGCGTGCGTCGGAGATGATCAATAATTTACGGTATATGGCTGCGGATCTGGGGTTACACCTGTTACCGGGCAATAAAGTGGTAGAGATCAAAAATGTGGAGGTAAACAAGGGCAAATCGGCGCAGCAATATCTTCATAATGGCAATTATGATTTTGTAATGGCTATTGGCGATGACAATACAGATGAAGATATGTTCAAGGCGCTGAAGCCTGATGCTATTTCGATAAAGGTGAACAGCAGTATATCGGCTGCGCGTTTTTACCTAAGAGATGTGCGGGAGGTAAGGGAATTTCTTAAGGGGTTACCCAATAAATTACTGATCACCAAGATGATAGACAGGGTACTTAACTGGATACCGAATGTACCCTTTACGATAAAGAAAAAATAA